One segment of Paraburkholderia bonniea DNA contains the following:
- a CDS encoding fimbria/pilus outer membrane usher protein: MYVAAAAALAQMALSAGATEITPPAAQPALPVSGSRPVFENSMLWGNSASLIGNDQLQLAGGVVSGTYSVDIYLNQIFVSREQVKFEETGATKQVTPCLTAELLTRLGISTGNPAEGASTSQCIDLAHDIPQANVAFDAGELRLDLSVPQASLRRDPQGYVDPSQWDNGVPAAYANYDFNMYRTSGADLPNTSTYLNLNAGANLGAWRFQYLGTGQTNSALHSRSWQTTNAYLQRNFPQMSSQIRVGKVNTTGRYFDSVGIIGASAATDDRMLPDSQRGYAPIIQGIADSNARITVKQNGNIVYETTVAPGPFKLDDLYSTGYSGNLEVLITEADGRTKTMIVPYSYAPNALRAGTTYYSANIGQVNDNGLSSTQRPMLFEATVQHGINNLLTGYTGVAGTEFYLAGLAGLALNTRIGAFSFDVTYAQTKFKYAPSSAGASYRIQYSSFVEPTGTSFSLATYHYSTNGYYNLRDAISAQDLSKGGIFIERQRSQAQATINQDLKTYGQLFTTVAVSNYWNRPGISTQYQVGYSKTFRSASLQLTAARTSTSYGAKDNQISASLTLPLGRQAQAPRLMLSGTNSSSGSSSAMATLNGSFGDDSRLSYGLTTTYSGASPQASSNASLSGNAAYRGSFGEVRASGSKSRGYDQLSANVTGSIIAHSGGVTFGQSFYESAAIIYAPGAAGAKVPYASGVRINDSGYAVLPYLTPYRMNSIELDPKGLDDDVEFKNTRVNIAPTAGAIVKAQFDTLQGRAAMLHVTDEAGKPVPFAAQVLDEKGTQIGVAGQGGNVFVRGIADSGVLTVKWGKAISQACRAQYNLPQVEKKQKGKRRTGYARVEASCSTAGTMAATGTSGTDAAIIRSAAPALEGIPQAKLDARHKNAIQLVDEAGQPMQAAARVFDDQGKQIGITNSDGSVSLQHAASTGVLKIQWGSDKSQSCYAHYQQPHSAQQPGSQIMYAQVTALCSRLGA, from the coding sequence ATGTACGTCGCTGCGGCCGCCGCACTAGCCCAGATGGCACTCTCCGCTGGCGCAACTGAAATCACGCCACCAGCCGCTCAACCGGCCCTGCCGGTCTCTGGCAGCCGGCCGGTCTTCGAGAATTCAATGCTGTGGGGCAACAGCGCTAGCCTGATCGGAAACGATCAGCTTCAGTTGGCAGGCGGCGTCGTGTCCGGCACTTACTCCGTCGACATCTATCTGAACCAGATATTCGTCTCACGGGAACAGGTCAAATTTGAGGAAACCGGTGCCACAAAGCAGGTTACGCCTTGCCTGACGGCCGAGCTTCTGACTCGGCTCGGCATCAGCACAGGCAACCCGGCTGAAGGTGCCAGCACGAGCCAGTGCATCGATCTGGCTCACGACATTCCGCAAGCCAATGTTGCATTCGACGCTGGCGAGTTGCGTCTCGATCTCAGCGTGCCACAGGCTTCGCTCAGGCGCGATCCGCAAGGCTATGTCGATCCCAGCCAATGGGACAACGGCGTACCCGCGGCCTACGCGAACTACGATTTCAATATGTACCGCACCTCGGGAGCAGACCTTCCGAACACGAGTACCTATCTCAACCTGAACGCCGGAGCGAACCTCGGCGCGTGGCGTTTCCAGTACCTTGGCACCGGGCAGACCAATTCCGCACTGCACAGCCGTAGCTGGCAAACCACCAATGCGTACCTGCAGCGGAATTTCCCGCAAATGAGCTCGCAAATACGCGTGGGCAAGGTGAACACCACCGGACGATATTTTGATTCGGTTGGCATCATCGGCGCGAGCGCCGCGACCGATGACCGGATGCTGCCCGATTCGCAACGCGGCTACGCGCCGATCATTCAAGGTATTGCTGACAGCAATGCGCGCATCACCGTCAAGCAAAACGGCAATATCGTCTACGAGACCACGGTCGCACCTGGCCCGTTCAAGCTCGACGACCTGTATTCAACCGGCTATTCCGGCAATCTTGAAGTCCTCATCACCGAAGCCGACGGCCGCACCAAAACGATGATCGTGCCGTACTCGTATGCGCCAAATGCGCTACGGGCAGGCACCACCTACTACAGCGCGAACATCGGCCAGGTGAACGACAACGGCCTGAGCAGCACCCAGCGTCCGATGCTGTTTGAGGCCACGGTGCAGCACGGTATCAATAACCTCCTGACCGGTTACACCGGCGTAGCAGGCACTGAGTTCTATCTGGCAGGGCTGGCCGGACTCGCGCTCAATACACGGATAGGCGCATTCAGCTTCGACGTGACCTATGCGCAAACGAAGTTCAAATACGCACCCAGCTCAGCAGGCGCAAGCTACCGAATCCAGTACAGCAGTTTCGTCGAACCCACCGGCACCAGCTTCTCGCTGGCGACTTACCACTATTCGACCAACGGCTACTACAACCTGCGGGATGCGATCTCTGCCCAGGATCTGTCGAAAGGCGGGATTTTTATCGAGCGGCAACGCAGCCAGGCGCAGGCAACCATCAATCAGGACCTGAAGACCTACGGCCAGTTGTTTACGACGGTGGCAGTGTCCAACTACTGGAATCGCCCAGGGATCAGCACGCAGTATCAGGTGGGGTACTCGAAGACGTTCCGTAGTGCGTCGCTGCAACTGACGGCCGCGCGCACCAGCACCAGCTATGGCGCCAAAGACAACCAGATTTCGGCCAGTCTGACGCTCCCGCTCGGCCGCCAGGCCCAGGCACCACGGCTGATGCTTAGCGGAACGAATAGCTCCAGCGGATCCAGCTCGGCAATGGCCACGCTGAACGGCTCGTTCGGTGACGACAGCCGTCTGTCATACGGCTTAACCACCACCTACAGCGGTGCCTCGCCCCAGGCGAGCAGCAATGCATCACTCTCGGGCAATGCGGCTTATCGCGGTTCGTTTGGCGAAGTGCGCGCCTCCGGCAGCAAGAGCCGTGGCTACGACCAGCTGTCGGCCAACGTCACTGGCTCGATCATCGCGCATTCAGGCGGCGTCACGTTTGGGCAGAGCTTTTACGAGAGCGCCGCGATCATCTATGCCCCAGGCGCAGCAGGCGCGAAGGTGCCATACGCCAGCGGGGTACGGATCAACGACAGCGGCTATGCGGTGCTGCCGTACCTCACGCCATACCGGATGAATTCGATCGAGCTCGACCCGAAAGGTCTGGACGACGACGTCGAATTCAAAAATACGCGGGTGAACATCGCTCCCACAGCAGGCGCGATCGTGAAAGCGCAATTCGACACACTGCAGGGGCGCGCCGCGATGCTGCATGTGACCGACGAGGCCGGCAAGCCGGTGCCCTTCGCCGCTCAGGTGCTTGATGAAAAAGGCACACAGATCGGCGTCGCGGGCCAGGGTGGCAATGTATTCGTGCGCGGCATAGCGGACTCCGGCGTGCTGACAGTCAAGTGGGGGAAGGCGATATCCCAGGCATGCCGGGCGCAATACAACCTGCCGCAGGTTGAGAAAAAGCAGAAAGGCAAGCGCCGCACTGGATATGCAAGGGTCGAAGCGAGTTGTTCAACGGCAGGCACGATGGCCGCAACAGGGACGAGTGGCACAGATGCCGCGATCATCCGCAGCGCCGCACCAGCGCTGGAAGGAATTCCGCAGGCGAAGCTCGACGCACGCCACAAGAATGCCATTCAACTGGTGGACGAAGCGGGCCAGCCGATGCAAGCCGCAGCCCGAGTGTTCGACGATCAAGGCAAGCAGATCGGCATCACAAACAGCGACGGCAGCGTGTCGCTGCAGCATGCTGCAAGCACAGGTGTGTTGAAAATCCAGTGGGGCTCGGACAAATCGCAATCCTGCTATGCGCATTACCAGCAACCGCACAGTGCACAGCAACCAGGCAGCCAAATCATGTATGCGCAGGTCACGGCCCTGTGTT
- a CDS encoding fimbrial biogenesis chaperone, whose product MTIVSKLVRALALGTLIATASTAHSSIVINGTRVIYNADERETTTRLTNENSYPVLIQAWISATDKDDTPDKSSAPFVITPPVAQIDSGKGQALRIMYTGAPLPNDKESVFYLSVLEVPPRAAGAGSENLLQVALRTRIKLFYRPAGLPGSAAGAPTQLAWQLIALGANKGMALKASNPTAYYVSLGEVQFNSAGHHYDAGSGMVAPGDSKTFPLKNLAAPAAGEVTFKSIDDYGSMVTGNQTIKP is encoded by the coding sequence ATGACTATCGTCTCCAAACTCGTACGCGCACTGGCGCTAGGCACCTTGATCGCCACCGCCAGCACAGCGCATAGCAGCATTGTCATCAATGGCACACGTGTGATTTACAACGCCGACGAGCGCGAGACAACCACCCGCCTGACCAATGAGAACAGTTACCCCGTACTGATTCAGGCATGGATAAGCGCAACCGATAAAGACGATACACCGGACAAATCCAGCGCACCTTTTGTCATCACGCCCCCCGTTGCTCAAATTGATTCAGGCAAGGGGCAAGCGCTGCGCATCATGTACACCGGTGCACCGCTGCCCAACGACAAAGAATCGGTCTTTTATCTGAGCGTGCTTGAGGTTCCGCCGCGCGCTGCGGGGGCCGGTTCCGAAAATCTGCTGCAGGTCGCGCTACGAACGCGGATCAAGCTGTTTTACCGTCCGGCCGGCCTGCCCGGCTCAGCGGCCGGTGCGCCCACGCAGCTTGCATGGCAACTCATCGCGCTGGGTGCGAACAAAGGCATGGCGCTAAAGGCAAGCAACCCAACGGCCTATTACGTCTCGCTCGGCGAGGTCCAGTTCAACTCGGCCGGTCACCACTACGACGCGGGCAGCGGCATGGTTGCGCCAGGTGATTCAAAGACATTCCCGCTCAAAAACCTGGCAGCGCCTGCTGCGGGTGAGGTCACGTTTAAAAGCATTGACGACTACGGCTCGATGGTGACGGGCAACCAGACAATCAAGCCTTGA
- a CDS encoding fimbrial protein, whose product MLKPLVISGLVTSLLGFSLPSFASDGTITISGSITDTTCTISISGSGGADATVTLPPTSKSTLKTANSTAGATPFTVSLGGTAATCTDGKLAKMYFDGGDINYVTGNLKNTGTAPNVEVQLVNGDGTAIKIGDISTIKGATIAGNKATIVYAARYISPAGNAGSGNVTSKVTYSMTYN is encoded by the coding sequence ATGCTAAAACCCCTCGTCATCAGCGGTCTGGTCACCAGTTTGCTGGGCTTTTCTCTCCCCTCTTTCGCCTCGGATGGCACGATCACCATCAGCGGCAGCATCACGGACACCACCTGCACTATCAGCATCTCCGGCTCTGGTGGAGCCGATGCCACAGTCACGCTTCCCCCGACGTCCAAAAGCACACTAAAAACAGCCAACAGCACCGCAGGCGCAACGCCCTTTACGGTCTCGCTCGGCGGAACAGCCGCCACCTGTACTGACGGCAAGCTCGCCAAGATGTACTTCGATGGCGGCGATATCAATTACGTCACCGGCAATCTGAAAAACACAGGAACCGCCCCCAACGTCGAGGTCCAGCTCGTCAATGGTGATGGCACTGCAATCAAGATTGGCGACATCTCGACGATCAAGGGAGCAACGATCGCTGGCAACAAGGCCACCATCGTTTACGCCGCTCGCTACATCTCGCCAGCGGGCAACGCTGGATCCGGCAATGTCACATCGAAAGTGACTTATTCGATGACCTACAACTAA